The following proteins are co-located in the Rheinheimera salexigens genome:
- a CDS encoding tyrosine-type recombinase/integrase, which produces MGKVIYDDYIGALRKYHIAFFGSTHVTRIDDDLLTEFDQWRVTQLGRVPAKSTVQNHNAALQMVFDYAVKKKWMLVSQVPSLENKGVGGQRRAAFNIDEYLKVREKIEEIQHESRKEKTRQIRELLLDYMDFAILTGMRPGSEMDNLTWADMHIERDTERCRFYVTVRKGKTTKYTGTREIVCKEAIVKVLQRLSHRFPNRQKDNRIFVLPDGASAKEMPRHFEKALELTKLKNSQQGERSLYSLRHSYITWELMAQNVSIDVLARQCGTGIQMIEQHYSHVIPRMFGRQLSGVELETKKLVNKQFSEVHYDELLQNQIARWAQNYKQRGFI; this is translated from the coding sequence ATGGGCAAAGTCATCTATGACGATTATATAGGCGCACTGCGTAAATACCATATAGCATTTTTTGGTAGTACGCATGTGACCAGAATTGACGATGACCTTCTCACCGAGTTCGACCAATGGCGGGTTACTCAGCTTGGTCGCGTCCCTGCCAAGTCAACAGTTCAGAATCACAACGCAGCCCTGCAAATGGTGTTTGACTATGCGGTAAAAAAGAAGTGGATGCTGGTTAGCCAAGTTCCTTCGCTGGAAAACAAAGGTGTGGGCGGCCAACGCCGTGCTGCTTTCAACATTGACGAATATCTTAAGGTCCGTGAGAAAATAGAAGAAATCCAGCATGAAAGCCGCAAAGAGAAGACCCGGCAGATCAGAGAGCTTTTATTGGATTATATGGACTTCGCTATCCTAACGGGCATGAGGCCAGGCTCTGAAATGGATAACCTGACTTGGGCTGATATGCACATTGAACGTGATACTGAGCGTTGCCGCTTTTATGTTACGGTTCGCAAAGGCAAAACAACTAAGTACACTGGCACCAGAGAAATTGTCTGTAAAGAAGCCATAGTGAAAGTACTCCAACGCCTGAGCCACCGCTTTCCGAACAGGCAAAAGGACAATAGAATCTTTGTATTACCCGATGGTGCTTCGGCCAAAGAAATGCCACGGCATTTCGAAAAAGCACTTGAATTAACTAAACTAAAGAATTCCCAACAGGGGGAAAGAAGTTTATATTCATTACGTCACAGCTATATCACTTGGGAGCTTATGGCCCAAAATGTCAGTATTGATGTGTTAGCGCGACAATGTGGCACAGGCATCCAGATGATTGAGCAGCATTACAGCCATGTCATTCCGAGAATGTTCGGTCGGCAACTCTCTGGGGTGGAGCTTGAAACCAAGAAGCTGGTGAATAAGCAGTTCTCAGAAGTACACTACGACGAGCTGCTGCAAAATCAAATTGCTCGCTGGGCGCAAAACTATAAGCAGCGAGGTTTCATCTAA
- a CDS encoding MFS transporter, whose amino-acid sequence MKSYLQFITRQWPLLGFGFVTVFWGNLGQSFFISWFGAGIQHSFGLSAADYGLLYAVATLFSGLLIMALGGLIDRLPLAVFTVLVASGLMAACLLLSQADSALLFGIALFLLRLCGQGLMPHTAQTTMARYFQYNRGKALSVSASGVPVGEILLPALAVALITTVGWQ is encoded by the coding sequence ATGAAAAGCTATCTGCAGTTTATTACCCGGCAATGGCCATTGCTGGGTTTTGGTTTCGTTACCGTGTTCTGGGGAAATCTTGGCCAGTCGTTTTTTATCAGCTGGTTTGGTGCCGGTATTCAGCACAGCTTCGGCCTGTCAGCTGCCGACTATGGTCTGCTTTATGCTGTGGCAACACTGTTCAGCGGTTTGTTGATCATGGCACTTGGCGGCTTGATAGACCGCTTACCATTAGCCGTTTTTACTGTACTAGTGGCCAGCGGCCTGATGGCGGCCTGCTTGCTGTTATCGCAGGCCGATAGCGCATTGCTGTTTGGTATCGCGCTGTTTTTACTGCGGCTGTGTGGCCAGGGTTTAATGCCGCATACCGCCCAAACCACTATGGCCAGATACTTTCAGTATAATCGTGGCAAAGCGCTTAGCGTGTCGGCCAGCGGCGTGCCAGTAGGCGAGATATTACTGCCAGCGCTTGCTGTGGCACTTATTACTACTGTTGGCTGGCAGTAG
- the tnpC gene encoding IS66 family transposase yields MKIDAHSLPDDPEQLKRMLLELHLVVAKKDEELAKKDAQIHELLAAYNAKLAKEYAKKSEKMPGADEVFNEAEETLDEHDNALLAASPLVKKDKTKPKRTPLPKQLPRVNVVVDLDDSDKVCDGCQSPLHKMGESSSEALEFVPAHIKVIKTIRPKYTCRHCEREGIESVIKTAPMPATAIAKSIATPSLLSQIITCKYQFGLPLYRQETLFANIEIELSRQTMSSWMIRCAELMSPLYQRLKEVLLSQAVIHGDETPLKVINADKATSYMWVYCCGDDKAGKGRNIVLFDYNNSRAGQCTVDFLAGYQGYLQVDGYKAYEQTQATLVACLAHIRRKFIEAKGDNKKTGKADVVLNLIGKLYGIEQAIKDKTAEEKFNIRQQKAKPIVDELYQWLIKHQDKMPPKIPLGKAISYGINQFEKFRRYLEDGRLSIDNNRAERAIKPFVIGRKNWLFSNTSKGAHASAILYSLVETAKANDIMVHDYISTCLQHLAEQPDNLEPLLPWNIKQG; encoded by the coding sequence ATGAAAATTGATGCCCACTCATTACCTGACGACCCAGAGCAACTCAAGCGTATGCTGCTTGAGTTGCACCTTGTTGTGGCAAAAAAAGACGAAGAATTGGCTAAGAAAGACGCACAAATTCATGAGTTACTTGCAGCCTACAACGCCAAGCTTGCCAAAGAGTACGCCAAGAAATCAGAAAAAATGCCAGGCGCAGATGAGGTCTTCAATGAAGCGGAAGAAACGCTTGATGAACATGATAACGCGCTATTAGCGGCGTCTCCCTTAGTAAAGAAAGACAAAACCAAGCCTAAACGCACACCACTGCCAAAGCAGTTGCCCAGAGTTAACGTAGTTGTTGACTTAGATGACAGTGACAAAGTGTGTGATGGCTGTCAAAGCCCCTTGCACAAAATGGGTGAAAGCAGCAGTGAAGCCTTAGAATTTGTACCGGCGCATATCAAAGTGATTAAAACTATTCGCCCTAAATATACCTGCCGCCACTGTGAGCGTGAAGGTATTGAAAGTGTGATAAAAACCGCCCCTATGCCCGCAACGGCCATTGCAAAAAGTATCGCCACGCCCAGTTTGCTAAGTCAAATAATTACCTGTAAATACCAGTTTGGCTTACCGCTTTATCGCCAAGAAACACTGTTTGCTAACATCGAAATTGAATTGAGCAGACAAACCATGTCCAGCTGGATGATACGTTGTGCTGAACTGATGTCACCACTGTATCAACGCTTAAAAGAGGTGTTGTTATCTCAAGCGGTTATTCATGGCGATGAAACCCCGTTAAAGGTGATTAACGCGGATAAAGCAACAAGCTATATGTGGGTGTATTGTTGTGGTGATGATAAGGCCGGTAAAGGCCGCAATATTGTATTATTTGACTATAACAATAGCCGAGCAGGCCAATGTACTGTTGATTTTCTTGCAGGTTATCAAGGGTATCTGCAGGTTGATGGTTATAAAGCTTACGAGCAAACGCAGGCAACACTGGTTGCGTGTCTTGCGCATATACGCCGGAAATTCATCGAAGCCAAAGGAGATAATAAGAAAACGGGTAAAGCAGACGTGGTACTGAACCTCATTGGTAAGCTGTACGGCATAGAGCAAGCCATTAAAGATAAAACGGCTGAAGAAAAATTCAACATTAGGCAGCAAAAAGCCAAGCCGATAGTGGATGAATTGTATCAGTGGCTGATAAAGCATCAAGACAAAATGCCACCGAAAATACCGCTGGGTAAAGCCATTAGCTATGGGATAAATCAGTTTGAAAAGTTCCGGCGTTACCTAGAAGATGGCAGACTCAGTATTGATAACAACCGCGCCGAGCGAGCAATAAAGCCATTCGTAATAGGTCGAAAAAACTGGCTGTTCTCAAACACCAGCAAGGGCGCCCATGCCAGTGCCATACTGTATAGTCTTGTTGAAACGGCAAAGGCCAACGATATTATGGTGCATGACTATATTTCTACTTGCTTACAGCACCTAGCTGAGCAGCCTGATAATCTAGAACCACTGTTACCTTGGAACATAAAGCAAGGATAG
- a CDS encoding NUDIX hydrolase — translation MRLLSCLTHIQPQAEHTIAERIATRAIVLRDEQILLLYTRRYNDYSLPGGGVDDGETLQGALVRELAEETGAQHISVLAEFGMVDEYRPWHRNNIDVMFMRSYCYLCQVDGELGTPQLEDYEHANGMQVQWVNIFDAIAHNKAVIASESDSTGLSIVRETLLLETIAAECLTDCTA, via the coding sequence ATGCGGTTATTAAGTTGTTTGACACATATTCAGCCACAAGCTGAGCATACTATCGCAGAGCGAATTGCCACCCGCGCAATCGTGCTAAGGGATGAGCAGATATTGCTGCTGTATACCCGCCGTTATAACGACTACAGCCTGCCGGGTGGTGGCGTAGACGATGGTGAAACACTTCAGGGGGCGTTAGTGCGTGAACTGGCAGAAGAAACCGGGGCGCAACACATCAGTGTGCTGGCTGAATTTGGTATGGTCGACGAGTACCGGCCCTGGCATCGCAATAATATCGATGTGATGTTTATGCGCTCATACTGCTACCTATGCCAGGTAGACGGCGAGCTCGGCACACCGCAACTGGAAGATTACGAGCACGCCAACGGCATGCAGGTGCAATGGGTTAATATTTTTGATGCTATCGCGCACAACAAAGCCGTGATAGCTAGCGAATCGGACTCGACCGGTTTATCGATAGTGCGTGAAACCCTGCTGCTTGAAACCATCGCTGCAGAGTGTTTAACTGATTGCACAGCATAG
- a CDS encoding universal stress protein: MSRKVLACIDASPYAQAVCDYAAWAAKKLNVAMSVIHVLDKSAKPTTTDLSGSIGLGSQETLLAQLAELDEKHGKLAMESGRIILDAAKECAEAAGVSEVDERLRHGQLVETLTELEEETRLLVLGKRGMSSADAHGHIGLHVERVIRTLHKPILLTQQNYTEPKSIMLAFDGSVTALKGLEMLAASPLGKGLPVHVVMAGATTAATEAQMATAAAILRSAGFDTTISIVGGEPEEVLHQYQQQHNIDLLVMGAYGHSRIRQFIVGSTTTAMISKAKCSLLILR, translated from the coding sequence ATGAGCAGAAAAGTACTGGCGTGTATTGACGCCTCACCTTATGCACAAGCGGTATGTGACTATGCGGCCTGGGCGGCAAAAAAACTGAATGTCGCGATGTCGGTTATTCATGTTCTGGACAAATCAGCCAAACCAACTACTACCGATCTTAGCGGTAGTATTGGCCTGGGCAGCCAGGAAACATTATTAGCGCAACTGGCTGAGCTGGATGAAAAACATGGGAAGTTAGCTATGGAAAGCGGCCGCATTATTTTAGATGCTGCCAAGGAATGTGCTGAAGCAGCAGGTGTCAGTGAAGTAGACGAGCGCCTGCGCCACGGCCAGTTAGTAGAAACTTTAACTGAGCTTGAAGAAGAGACCCGACTGCTGGTATTAGGCAAGCGAGGCATGAGCAGCGCCGATGCGCACGGCCATATAGGACTGCACGTCGAGCGGGTTATTCGCACACTTCACAAGCCAATACTGCTAACCCAGCAAAACTACACCGAGCCAAAAAGTATTATGCTGGCGTTTGATGGCAGTGTCACTGCACTTAAAGGCCTGGAAATGCTGGCCGCCAGCCCGCTGGGCAAAGGCTTACCTGTGCATGTAGTGATGGCCGGCGCTACCACTGCCGCCACAGAAGCACAAATGGCTACTGCCGCCGCAATTTTACGTAGCGCCGGTTTTGACACAACAATTAGCATCGTTGGCGGCGAGCCGGAAGAAGTACTGCACCAGTATCAACAGCAGCACAATATCGACTTGTTGGTAATGGGGGCATACGGCCACTCGCGCATCAGGCAGTTTATTGTTGGCAGTACCACCACAGCAATGATTAGCAAAGCTAAGTGCTCTTTACTTATTTTGCGTTAA
- a CDS encoding MerR family transcriptional regulator, producing MIKSKVENIPVGEVSFLTEIPDINKFISSDDALDFPLSISQLALAAQTSVHTVRNYVLENLVHCEEKTKSGHSLYGLCALKRLNFMLFLRNTSESSKHYQRNRISNR from the coding sequence ATGATTAAATCTAAGGTTGAAAACATTCCTGTTGGTGAAGTCAGTTTTTTGACAGAGATACCTGACATCAATAAGTTCATTAGTAGTGATGATGCGTTGGATTTTCCTTTGAGTATTTCTCAACTGGCACTAGCTGCACAAACATCTGTCCATACGGTAAGAAATTATGTTCTTGAGAACTTAGTACACTGCGAAGAAAAAACTAAGTCAGGCCATTCACTTTACGGCTTATGTGCATTAAAGAGATTAAATTTCATGCTGTTCCTTCGCAATACGTCTGAATCTTCGAAACATTACCAAAGAAATAGGATATCTAACAGATAA
- a CDS encoding SulP family inorganic anion transporter encodes MLKSIQQSWFSNIKGDFLAAIVVALALIPEAIAFSIIAGVDPKVGLYASFAICLIISFTGARSGMISAATGAMALLMILLVKEHGLQYLLAATLLTGILQIVFGLFKLGDLMRFVSRSVVTGFVNALAILIFMAQLPELSGTYGTVTVYGMTALGLAIIYLFPYITKTIPSPLVCIVVLTALAFYFGLDIRTVADMGELPDSLPIFLWPEVPLNFETLQIIFPYALALAVVGILESLMTATIVDDLTDTSSDKNRECVGQGVANIGSGLIGGMAGCAMIGQSIINVKSGGRTRLSTLLAGVILLIMVVFLDKWVGMIPMAALVAVMIMVAIGTFSWGSVKDLTKNPKSSSVVMIMTVIVVVATHNLAYGVLVGVLLSALFFANKVGQILYVGSTLAKDGHQRTYSVIGQVFFSSSEQFVAAFDFKDAVEKVTIDLSKAHFWDITAISSLDKVVIKFRREGTQVEIIGLNEASATLVDKFAVHNQPDAVEKLMGH; translated from the coding sequence ATGTTGAAATCAATTCAGCAGAGCTGGTTCTCTAATATTAAAGGGGACTTTCTCGCTGCCATCGTTGTGGCCTTAGCGCTAATACCTGAAGCCATTGCCTTTTCCATTATTGCTGGTGTTGACCCTAAAGTGGGTTTATATGCCTCGTTCGCTATTTGTTTAATTATCTCTTTTACCGGCGCTCGCTCCGGCATGATATCGGCTGCTACTGGCGCTATGGCGCTGTTAATGATCTTGCTGGTAAAAGAGCATGGCTTACAGTATCTGTTAGCCGCGACCTTGCTTACAGGTATTCTTCAAATTGTGTTTGGCCTGTTTAAACTGGGCGATTTAATGCGCTTTGTCTCGCGCTCTGTGGTTACCGGTTTTGTAAACGCCTTAGCTATCCTGATTTTTATGGCGCAACTGCCCGAGCTTAGCGGCACCTATGGCACCGTTACCGTGTACGGTATGACTGCGTTAGGTCTGGCGATCATTTACCTGTTTCCTTATATCACTAAAACCATTCCCTCACCCCTGGTGTGTATTGTGGTGTTAACCGCACTGGCGTTTTATTTTGGTCTTGATATCCGCACTGTGGCCGATATGGGCGAGCTGCCGGACAGCCTGCCGATTTTCTTATGGCCTGAAGTACCACTGAACTTTGAAACCTTGCAAATTATCTTCCCGTACGCTTTAGCGCTGGCAGTAGTAGGTATTCTGGAATCGTTAATGACCGCCACTATAGTGGATGATTTAACCGATACCAGCAGCGATAAAAACCGCGAATGTGTTGGCCAGGGTGTCGCCAATATTGGCTCCGGCTTAATTGGTGGTATGGCCGGTTGCGCCATGATTGGCCAGTCGATTATTAACGTGAAATCTGGTGGCCGAACACGGTTATCTACCCTGCTGGCTGGTGTTATCCTGCTGATTATGGTGGTTTTTTTAGACAAATGGGTAGGCATGATCCCAATGGCAGCACTGGTGGCAGTGATGATCATGGTTGCGATTGGTACTTTTAGCTGGGGCTCGGTAAAAGATTTAACGAAAAACCCGAAGAGTTCGTCAGTGGTAATGATAATGACGGTGATTGTGGTTGTAGCAACTCACAACCTGGCATATGGGGTATTAGTCGGTGTGCTGCTAAGTGCACTATTTTTTGCTAATAAGGTTGGCCAAATCCTGTATGTCGGCTCTACCCTGGCAAAAGATGGCCACCAGCGGACTTACAGTGTTATCGGTCAGGTGTTTTTCAGCTCCAGCGAGCAGTTTGTTGCTGCCTTTGACTTTAAAGACGCGGTGGAAAAAGTGACTATCGATTTAAGCAAAGCGCATTTTTGGGATATTACCGCTATCAGCTCGCTTGATAAAGTAGTTATTAAATTCCGTCGTGAGGGTACACAAGTAGAAATCATTGGCTTAAACGAAGCCAGCGCCACCCTGGTAGACAAATTTGCTGTACATAACCAGCCTGACGCAGTTGAAAAACTGATGGGCCACTAG
- the tnpA gene encoding IS66 family insertion sequence element accessory protein TnpA produces MRKSRSLEQWRNIIEEQQTSDLTIAEYCQQHALSKNTFYATRNKLSASSGHFIRAKITKQIDVIEQQQPFTLAIGNVTLSLPTTTSATFLSQLLRELAE; encoded by the coding sequence ATGAGGAAATCACGTAGCCTTGAGCAGTGGCGCAACATTATCGAAGAGCAACAAACTAGCGATTTAACTATTGCTGAGTATTGCCAACAACATGCTTTATCAAAAAACACGTTTTATGCCACAAGAAACAAGCTTAGTGCGTCATCTGGTCATTTTATTCGTGCCAAAATCACCAAACAAATCGACGTTATCGAGCAGCAACAGCCGTTCACTCTTGCGATTGGCAATGTAACACTCAGCTTGCCGACAACAACCTCCGCCACCTTCCTAAGTCAATTATTACGCGAGCTTGCCGAATGA
- a CDS encoding IS110 family RNA-guided transposase codes for MVNNSITFIGLDTHKEFFEVAYIEDNREAKPISLGRINGTKPALQKLVRQFESKHPSSTLHFVYEAGPCGYWIYRFLTSLGHCCYVVAPSLIPKKAGERVKTDKRDAVKLALLLRSGDMAPIYVPEPEDEAMRDLSRARETAMKDLKDAKYQLKAMLLRNNIRCEIQDNWSAKHLRWLTELILPHPSQQIVLQEAIQTITERIRRLEPLDNELSYHVKNWRYYPVVKAIQAMRGVRLLVAVGVIAELGDLSRFDHPRKLMSYLGLVPSEHSSGGKRRQGGITRTGNTRARRLLVEGAHTYRYAANVSTELQKRQESLSKEIVDIAWQAQLRLCRRYQRLMKRGKHYNLVVTAIAREMIAYIWAISREVVLTPVNPAKRLSRVPA; via the coding sequence ATGGTTAACAATAGCATAACTTTTATAGGCTTAGATACTCACAAAGAGTTCTTTGAAGTGGCTTATATTGAAGACAATCGTGAGGCAAAACCCATCAGCCTGGGCCGGATTAACGGCACTAAACCGGCACTGCAAAAACTAGTGCGACAGTTTGAATCAAAACATCCTAGCTCTACCCTGCATTTCGTCTATGAAGCAGGCCCTTGTGGTTACTGGATTTATCGCTTTTTAACCAGTTTAGGTCATTGTTGTTATGTCGTAGCACCGTCGTTAATTCCTAAAAAAGCCGGTGAGCGGGTGAAAACCGATAAACGTGATGCGGTAAAACTGGCGTTGTTGCTACGTTCAGGCGATATGGCCCCTATCTATGTGCCCGAGCCAGAAGATGAAGCGATGCGTGATTTATCACGTGCCCGTGAAACGGCGATGAAGGATTTAAAAGACGCCAAGTATCAGCTTAAAGCCATGCTGCTTCGCAACAACATCCGCTGTGAGATACAAGATAATTGGTCAGCTAAACATCTGCGCTGGCTCACTGAACTAATATTACCGCACCCTTCACAACAGATTGTTTTACAGGAAGCTATTCAAACCATTACCGAGCGTATTCGTCGCCTGGAGCCGCTGGATAACGAACTCAGTTACCATGTGAAAAACTGGCGTTACTATCCTGTAGTGAAAGCCATTCAGGCCATGCGCGGTGTGCGTTTATTAGTGGCTGTTGGCGTCATTGCCGAGCTGGGTGATTTATCCCGCTTCGACCACCCCAGAAAACTAATGAGCTACCTCGGCTTAGTCCCCTCTGAGCATTCCAGTGGCGGTAAACGCAGGCAAGGTGGCATTACGCGAACGGGTAACACCCGTGCCAGGCGCTTACTGGTTGAAGGTGCTCATACCTATCGTTATGCCGCCAATGTCTCGACGGAGTTGCAAAAGCGACAGGAAAGCCTGAGCAAAGAAATCGTCGACATCGCCTGGCAAGCGCAGCTTAGATTGTGCCGGCGTTATCAGCGGTTAATGAAGCGCGGCAAACACTACAACTTAGTGGTCACGGCCATCGCTCGAGAGATGATTGCCTATATCTGGGCCATCTCAAGAGAAGTCGTGCTGACACCGGTTAATCCGGCCAAACGGTTATCCAGGGTGCCAGCATGA
- a CDS encoding TraR/DksA family transcriptional regulator, translating into MLTTQQLAEFHTKLLAEQQKLQQEAVQAQQSSAPVALDQQSVGRLSRMDAMQAQAMAQELARRRARQLVEIAAALKRLETGDYGYCQACDEVIGAARLGINPACRYCLSCADNH; encoded by the coding sequence ATGTTAACGACCCAACAACTGGCAGAGTTTCACACCAAACTACTGGCTGAACAGCAAAAGCTGCAGCAGGAAGCAGTGCAGGCGCAGCAAAGCAGTGCCCCGGTTGCGCTGGATCAACAGAGCGTTGGACGGCTTTCAAGAATGGATGCCATGCAAGCACAGGCCATGGCACAGGAGCTGGCACGGCGTCGTGCCCGCCAGCTGGTGGAAATAGCTGCTGCGTTAAAACGGTTAGAAACCGGCGATTACGGTTACTGTCAGGCTTGTGATGAAGTGATAGGTGCAGCCAGACTAGGTATCAACCCTGCCTGCCGTTACTGCCTTAGCTGCGCCGATAACCACTAG
- the tnpB gene encoding IS66 family insertion sequence element accessory protein TnpB (TnpB, as the term is used for proteins encoded by IS66 family insertion elements, is considered an accessory protein, since TnpC, encoded by a neighboring gene, is a DDE family transposase.), giving the protein MKMFVKPDSIYLHRDVVDFRKSIDGLVAIVESELKRDVYTGALFLFCNKAKDKLKLVYWDKTGFALWYKRLEKHKFKWPSQLDELEFELTEQQLIGLLSGYDVLGHQALRYQSDLEEIE; this is encoded by the coding sequence ATGAAAATGTTCGTTAAACCCGACAGTATTTACTTGCACCGCGATGTTGTGGACTTTCGAAAGTCTATTGATGGACTTGTTGCTATCGTTGAAAGCGAGTTAAAACGCGATGTCTATACTGGCGCATTATTTTTATTTTGTAATAAAGCCAAAGACAAGCTCAAGTTAGTGTACTGGGATAAAACAGGTTTTGCTTTGTGGTACAAACGATTAGAAAAGCATAAGTTTAAATGGCCCAGTCAATTAGATGAGCTGGAGTTTGAGCTCACCGAGCAACAACTTATTGGGTTATTATCGGGTTATGATGTGCTTGGTCATCAAGCATTGCGCTATCAGTCTGATCTAGAAGAGATCGAATGA
- a CDS encoding tyrosine-type recombinase/integrase: MAYLQKITIIDGLYIFTQQNSKRWYARFKIDKKHITYSTGESDQETAKIKATDEYYKRRAEHELGIRAGAQKFEDIANEVIEDLNKDIANAKKTGQSIKTKSNYIGILNKYHIPFFTGKRINAINQAAMDAFSVWRTEKFGSEMSSSSLQNHNAVLGRVFEKALKSGQITKYHIPAFDTKGKRQQRRAAFSWEEFRKISDYIFDDMHRTKNKTSKMLLELLYDYIDFVVATGMRPGTEVEHVEWRDISFRLNDGVPEITVAVRKGKTTEFTGVRQVVVRSDFIANLEDLVTRFPNRQANEKVFLLANGKDPKSLSRKFSDILAKLNLKKSPYGERTLYSLRHSYITWNLKTKADIASLAKQCGTSIEMIDRTYSHLLPTMFRQEFSGVAYEQKEPDSLTRREPSQKVRAGNIKNYGQFEKRFLERGFV, encoded by the coding sequence GTGGCGTATCTGCAGAAAATAACCATCATTGATGGCCTCTACATTTTCACCCAGCAGAACTCCAAACGGTGGTATGCACGCTTTAAGATCGACAAGAAGCATATCACCTACTCCACTGGCGAATCCGACCAAGAAACTGCCAAAATCAAAGCAACCGATGAATATTACAAACGCCGGGCCGAACATGAGCTCGGCATTCGGGCAGGTGCGCAAAAATTTGAAGACATTGCCAATGAAGTAATAGAAGACCTGAACAAAGACATAGCCAACGCAAAAAAAACTGGCCAATCAATTAAAACTAAAAGCAATTACATTGGTATTCTGAATAAGTACCACATCCCCTTTTTCACAGGCAAACGAATCAATGCGATTAATCAAGCTGCTATGGACGCATTCTCAGTATGGCGAACAGAGAAGTTTGGTAGTGAGATGTCGAGTTCTTCTTTGCAAAACCATAATGCAGTGCTTGGCAGAGTATTCGAAAAGGCACTTAAATCAGGCCAAATTACTAAGTACCATATTCCTGCCTTCGATACAAAAGGTAAGCGCCAGCAACGCCGTGCAGCTTTCAGCTGGGAAGAGTTCAGGAAAATATCTGACTACATTTTTGATGACATGCATCGTACCAAGAACAAGACCAGCAAAATGCTGCTTGAGCTATTGTACGACTATATCGACTTTGTGGTAGCAACTGGTATGAGGCCAGGCACAGAGGTTGAGCATGTGGAATGGCGTGATATCAGCTTCAGGTTAAATGACGGCGTACCAGAAATCACCGTAGCTGTGCGCAAGGGTAAGACAACCGAATTCACCGGTGTCCGGCAAGTAGTGGTGCGCAGTGATTTTATAGCAAACCTTGAGGATTTGGTAACACGATTCCCTAACAGACAAGCCAATGAGAAAGTCTTCCTATTGGCAAACGGAAAAGACCCAAAGAGCTTGAGCCGCAAGTTCTCTGACATATTGGCTAAACTTAACCTGAAGAAAAGCCCTTACGGCGAACGTACACTTTACTCCCTGCGCCACTCATACATTACCTGGAACCTGAAAACCAAAGCTGATATTGCATCACTGGCTAAGCAATGTGGCACCAGTATTGAAATGATTGACCGCACTTACAGCCACCTATTACCGACTATGTTCCGGCAAGAATTTAGCGGCGTGGCGTATGAACAAAAAGAGCCTGATTCTTTAACGCGGCGTGAGCCAAGTCAGAAAGTCAGAGCTGGAAATATTAAAAACTATGGACAATTTGAGAAACGTTTTTTAGAACGGGGCTTTGTTTAA